In Capsicum annuum cultivar UCD-10X-F1 chromosome 7, UCD10Xv1.1, whole genome shotgun sequence, one genomic interval encodes:
- the LOC107876913 gene encoding uncharacterized protein LOC107876913 has translation MERRVSNKMGEDDTVGNPGIGAYGFCLRNEEGDLLYGQGENIGHTTNIIVEMRAIHEEVRYYWEHNIRKLEVESDSLLLVKVINNVWKVSWEMVELLEDIQGLKEKIEIQVKHNFREGNLLGDFIANLAMDTNGEIIFNSFHQIQSKEEKS, from the exons ATGGAGAGGAGAGTATCCAACAAGATGGGAGAAGATGATACAGTGG GAAATCCTGGGATTGGAGCTTATGGATTCTGTTTGAGGAATGAAGAGGGAGATCTGTTGTATGGACAAGGGGAAAATATTGGTCATACAACAAATATTATTGTAGAAATGAGAGCAATACATGAAGAAGTCAGATACTATTGGGAACACAACATTAGAAAACTGGAAGTGGAATCAGATTCTTTGCTACTGGTCAAGGTTATTAATAATGTGTGGAAAGTCTCATGGGAGATGGTTGAGTTACTAGAGGACATACAAGgacttaaagaaaaaatagagataCAGGTCAAGCACAACTTCAGGGAAGGGAACTTACTAGGTGATTTCATAGCTAACTTAGCTATGGACACAAATGGCGAAATaatattcaattcttttcatcaaatacaatcaaaGGAAGAAAAGTCTTAA